The Thalassotalea psychrophila genome window below encodes:
- a CDS encoding indolepyruvate ferredoxin oxidoreductase family protein: MTNSEIKLQDKYERNNDNAYMTGSQALVRALLEQRWLDEKNGLNTAGFISGYRGSPMTAMDVQLWREEKRLTDNHIKFIPGINENLAMTSVWGTQQIEYFGDGKYDGVFSMWYGKGPGLDQTLDGLRQGNWHGSSKHGGALILAGDDPNMASTINNYHSEVLFEDLLMPVLFPADIQEVLDLALMGVALSRFSGAWVGYKLLPETIETSARVNIAENRFDIKYPEFDFPEGGVNSRKVDSPYAQEQRIKEHKLRAALAFSRANNLNKLSFNSSNAKIGIVAMGKIWRDTMQSLKDLGLEESDLENLGVRILKVSMPFPADLETYREFAQGLEQVIVIEDKREIIEKAMVQACYDLPEAQRPQILGRHDEHGNILLSNSGNITTDDITRALAKRLLDITPNDSVATNLATLENSGCKLGNLPTLDMARLPYFCSGCPHNTSTITPDGSRSFGGVGCHFMANWMERDVDLYTHMGGEGGTWIGLSNFVNTKHMFQNLGDGTYYHSGSLAVRAAIAANVNITYKILYNDAVAMTGGQPVDGPISVNSIADQMRAEGIERIAVVTDEPEKYKTYRAFPKGTTINHRDELDLVQRELREIPGVTILIYDQTCASEKRRRRKRGKFPDPAKRMFINDRVCEGCGDCGEKSNCLSVEPKSTEFGRKRAVNQSTCNKDYRCNDGFCPSFVTVLGGKVRKGKGAASSIADLPHIPDATPYELQGDTTFNIIITGVGGTGVITVGQILGMAAHVDNKGVSVVEQLGFAQKGGPVKSHVKIGNNANAIKGVRITAGQADLLLGCDMLAGSDNETLSMVKEGKTFAVVNNHQAITGEFTRDGDLQYPIDAVKARLEGSLGNNLEFIEANKVATQLMGDSIASNFFVVGYAWQNGQIPLTEHSILKAIELNGVAIEFNQQAFMWGRIFANDQSAVLRLIEGGENNDAEIKSLAERIELRVKDLTEYQNADYAARYKALLEKVSASEQTLDITDNSLTQAVALYAYKLMAYKDEYEVARQYASSDFLDKLNTQFEGDFKLEFNLAPPMIAPKDKVTGLPKKIRLGGWMLKAFGILAKFKGLRGTAFDIFGKTAERKMERQLIEDYFDMIENVLVNLEAKNYSIAVEIAELPDLVRGFGHVKEANFEKYESEKEKLVNIFKHGDLAAEAEIKVVNL, encoded by the coding sequence ATGACAAACTCAGAAATAAAATTACAAGATAAGTACGAACGCAATAACGACAACGCCTATATGACTGGCTCGCAAGCGCTTGTTCGTGCATTGTTAGAACAACGTTGGTTAGATGAAAAAAATGGTTTAAATACAGCTGGTTTTATATCAGGGTATCGTGGCTCACCTATGACCGCGATGGATGTGCAGTTATGGCGTGAAGAAAAACGTTTAACAGATAATCACATTAAATTTATACCGGGCATTAATGAAAACCTAGCGATGACCTCTGTTTGGGGAACTCAGCAAATAGAATACTTTGGTGACGGAAAATACGACGGTGTATTTTCAATGTGGTACGGAAAAGGCCCCGGCCTTGATCAAACCCTGGATGGCCTGCGACAAGGCAACTGGCATGGTAGCTCGAAACACGGCGGCGCGTTAATACTTGCCGGTGACGATCCAAATATGGCATCAACTATTAATAACTATCATTCAGAAGTATTGTTTGAAGATTTATTAATGCCAGTTTTATTCCCTGCGGATATTCAAGAAGTACTCGACCTGGCCTTAATGGGCGTCGCGTTATCTCGCTTTAGTGGTGCTTGGGTTGGTTATAAACTTTTACCTGAAACAATTGAAACCTCAGCACGGGTTAACATTGCTGAAAACCGTTTTGATATTAAATACCCAGAGTTTGATTTTCCAGAAGGCGGGGTTAACTCGCGTAAAGTCGACTCACCTTATGCACAAGAACAAAGAATTAAAGAGCACAAGTTACGTGCAGCATTAGCATTTTCTCGCGCCAATAATCTGAATAAACTGAGTTTTAACAGTTCAAATGCCAAAATTGGTATTGTCGCCATGGGTAAAATTTGGCGCGATACCATGCAGTCTTTAAAAGATCTTGGTCTTGAAGAATCAGATTTAGAAAACTTAGGCGTTCGTATTTTAAAAGTGTCAATGCCGTTTCCTGCTGATTTAGAAACGTATCGTGAATTTGCCCAAGGGTTAGAACAAGTTATTGTTATTGAAGATAAGCGTGAGATCATTGAAAAAGCAATGGTACAAGCTTGTTACGACTTACCTGAAGCGCAGCGTCCACAAATATTGGGGCGTCATGATGAACACGGTAATATTTTATTAAGTAACTCAGGTAACATCACCACAGATGACATCACTAGAGCGTTAGCAAAGCGTTTATTAGATATAACACCAAATGATAGTGTTGCAACAAATCTGGCAACACTTGAAAACTCAGGTTGTAAGCTTGGTAATTTACCAACACTAGATATGGCACGCTTGCCTTATTTTTGTTCTGGCTGTCCGCATAACACCTCAACAATAACGCCTGATGGTAGTCGAAGCTTTGGTGGTGTAGGTTGTCATTTTATGGCGAACTGGATGGAGCGTGATGTCGATCTATATACGCATATGGGCGGCGAAGGTGGCACTTGGATTGGTTTATCCAACTTTGTAAATACCAAGCATATGTTCCAAAATTTAGGTGACGGCACCTATTATCATTCTGGTTCTTTAGCAGTACGTGCGGCCATTGCTGCCAACGTTAATATCACTTATAAAATTTTATATAACGATGCAGTAGCTATGACTGGTGGCCAACCGGTTGATGGGCCTATTTCAGTTAACAGTATTGCTGATCAAATGCGCGCAGAAGGTATCGAGCGTATTGCTGTGGTAACTGATGAACCTGAAAAGTATAAAACCTATCGTGCATTTCCAAAAGGAACAACGATTAACCATCGTGATGAGCTCGATTTAGTACAAAGAGAGTTACGTGAAATTCCAGGTGTAACCATCTTAATTTACGATCAAACCTGTGCTTCAGAGAAACGCCGTCGTCGTAAGCGTGGTAAGTTTCCAGATCCGGCAAAGCGTATGTTCATTAACGACCGAGTGTGTGAAGGTTGTGGTGACTGTGGCGAAAAATCTAATTGTTTGTCGGTTGAACCTAAATCAACTGAGTTTGGCCGTAAACGTGCAGTAAACCAATCAACTTGTAACAAAGACTACCGCTGTAATGATGGCTTTTGTCCAAGCTTTGTAACGGTTCTAGGTGGCAAAGTACGCAAAGGTAAGGGCGCGGCTTCTAGCATTGCTGACTTACCGCACATACCGGATGCAACCCCGTATGAGTTACAAGGTGATACTACGTTTAATATCATCATAACTGGCGTTGGCGGTACAGGCGTTATTACGGTTGGTCAAATCCTTGGTATGGCTGCACACGTTGATAACAAAGGTGTGTCTGTTGTAGAGCAACTTGGTTTTGCTCAAAAAGGTGGTCCGGTAAAATCACACGTTAAAATTGGCAACAATGCTAATGCGATTAAAGGTGTTCGTATTACTGCAGGTCAGGCTGATTTATTATTAGGCTGTGACATGTTGGCAGGTAGTGACAATGAAACCTTGTCTATGGTTAAAGAAGGTAAGACATTTGCTGTCGTAAATAATCATCAAGCAATTACCGGAGAGTTTACTCGTGATGGCGACTTACAATACCCAATTGATGCTGTTAAAGCTCGACTAGAAGGCAGTTTAGGTAACAATTTAGAGTTCATTGAAGCCAATAAAGTGGCAACACAATTAATGGGTGACTCTATTGCCTCTAACTTCTTTGTTGTCGGCTATGCATGGCAAAATGGACAAATTCCATTAACTGAACACAGTATATTAAAAGCGATTGAATTAAATGGCGTTGCTATTGAATTTAACCAACAAGCATTTATGTGGGGCAGAATTTTCGCTAACGACCAATCCGCGGTATTAAGGTTAATTGAAGGTGGCGAAAATAATGATGCAGAAATTAAATCTCTTGCTGAGCGAATTGAACTTCGCGTTAAAGATTTAACCGAATATCAAAATGCCGATTATGCTGCTCGCTATAAAGCATTGCTAGAAAAAGTAAGTGCTAGCGAACAAACTCTCGATATCACCGATAATTCATTAACCCAAGCAGTTGCTTTATACGCTTATAAATTAATGGCTTATAAAGATGAATATGAAGTGGCAAGACAGTACGCAAGTTCTGACTTTTTAGATAAGTTAAATACACAATTTGAGGGCGACTTTAAGTTAGAATTTAACCTTGCTCCGCCGATGATAGCACCTAAAGATAAAGTTACAGGTCTTCCGAAGAAAATTCGCCTTGGTGGCTGGATGTTAAAGGCATTTGGTATTCTTGCTAAATTTAAGGGTTTACGAGGTACAGCATTTGATATCTTTGGTAAAACAGCAGAGCGCAAAATGGAACGCCAGCTAATTGAAGATTACTTTGACATGATTGAAAACGTTTTAGTAAATCTTGAAGCAAAAAACTATTCAATAGCTGTTGAAATAGCAGAGCTTCCAGACTTAGTACGTGGTTTTGGCCATGTAAAAGAGGCCAACTTTGAAAAATATGAAAGCGAAAAAGAAAAGCTTGTTAATATTTTCAAGCATGGTGACTTGGCTGCTGAGGCAGAAATTAAAGTTGTGAATTTATAA
- a CDS encoding CaiB/BaiF CoA transferase family protein: MNNNNQKSGPLTGFTFIEIEGIGPGPFAGMMLSDMGAEVIVVERAMGKADASTDFGSTDILKRGKRSIAVDLKSAEGKELVLKLVAKADGLIEGMRPGVMERLGLGPDECLKANPALIYGRMTGWGQTGPMSQAAGHDLNYIGLSGALWYAGRPGDAPVAPPTLAGDIGGGATYLVIGLLAGVLNAKNTGVGQVVDANIVDGSANMMNLILTMVASKSATYTRGQSLLDGPHWFDSYKTSDDKAITFGPLEVKFYKIMLEALGLQDDEDFKEQYKPKLWPMQKEKLAAIIANNTQEHWNQVFDGLDACYAPVLSPEDAAKHAHNEARGYYFEKDGMLQASAAPRFEQTPSNDKGDIVSRGANTQNILSELNLSDGEIDRLFKSGIVI; the protein is encoded by the coding sequence ATGAATAACAACAATCAAAAATCTGGCCCATTAACTGGTTTTACCTTCATTGAAATTGAAGGCATTGGCCCTGGTCCATTCGCCGGCATGATGCTATCGGATATGGGCGCTGAAGTTATTGTCGTTGAGCGCGCTATGGGCAAAGCAGATGCCTCAACAGATTTTGGCAGTACCGACATTTTAAAACGCGGTAAGCGCTCTATTGCTGTTGATCTAAAGTCAGCAGAAGGGAAAGAGTTGGTATTAAAGCTTGTAGCCAAAGCTGATGGCTTAATTGAAGGTATGCGCCCTGGTGTTATGGAACGTCTTGGATTGGGACCTGATGAGTGTTTAAAAGCAAACCCTGCACTAATTTATGGCCGCATGACTGGTTGGGGGCAAACTGGTCCAATGAGCCAAGCTGCAGGTCATGATCTTAACTACATAGGTTTATCTGGTGCACTTTGGTACGCTGGCCGTCCAGGTGATGCACCTGTTGCTCCTCCTACACTTGCCGGTGATATTGGCGGTGGCGCCACATACTTGGTTATTGGTTTATTAGCCGGTGTATTAAATGCTAAAAATACCGGAGTAGGGCAAGTGGTTGATGCCAACATTGTCGATGGCTCTGCCAATATGATGAACCTTATTTTAACTATGGTGGCATCAAAGTCGGCCACTTATACGCGTGGGCAAAGCCTACTAGATGGACCGCATTGGTTTGACAGTTATAAAACCAGTGATGATAAAGCCATTACCTTTGGCCCACTTGAAGTTAAGTTTTATAAAATCATGTTGGAAGCTTTAGGGTTACAAGATGATGAAGACTTTAAAGAGCAGTACAAGCCAAAACTATGGCCAATGCAAAAAGAAAAGTTGGCCGCTATTATTGCTAACAATACGCAAGAGCATTGGAATCAAGTATTTGATGGCTTAGATGCTTGCTATGCACCAGTATTATCACCAGAAGATGCGGCAAAACATGCTCATAACGAAGCTCGTGGCTACTACTTTGAAAAAGATGGTATGTTACAAGCCTCTGCCGCGCCAAGGTTTGAACAAACGCCATCGAACGATAAAGGTGATATTGTTAGTCGTGGAGCTAATACACAAAACATCTTATCTGAATTGAATTTAAGCGATGGCGAAATAGACCGGTTGTTTAAATCAGGCATTGTTATTTAA
- a CDS encoding AraC family transcriptional regulator: MKPSMYLLKASHLTPFIKVMESHELPVEELLHRAGLSRKNLDDDENLIFESKVWELIALASEYEGMENLGFITTQTTPLSDYGTFFDELLNQKNLKTMLNYFVKHMNMQSNCLTYWLSEHKGYFWICRPGTPLLTRGAWQVEQHVMSLIVKLIRAFIGPKWSPTRIGIQSIVDTGIDQFDFFKDTVILPGQKFSSIPVELKYLTKKPLITALAITTKAQNIPDSFVTSLKRLLKQHYFGDEWSAIVIASGLNMSVSTLKRKLASYNTTLREVIDEVRFSQAKALLKKAKINNDKIAKELGYQYTPNFVRAFKRWSGISPTAYQASLGKTKVS; encoded by the coding sequence ATGAAACCATCAATGTATTTACTAAAAGCGAGCCATTTAACTCCGTTTATTAAGGTAATGGAAAGCCATGAGTTGCCAGTTGAAGAGTTATTACATCGAGCCGGTCTTAGCCGTAAAAACTTAGATGATGATGAAAACCTCATTTTTGAAAGTAAGGTGTGGGAATTAATTGCTCTGGCAAGTGAATATGAAGGTATGGAAAACCTTGGTTTTATCACCACACAAACCACGCCTTTAAGTGATTACGGTACTTTTTTTGACGAATTACTCAATCAAAAAAACTTAAAAACTATGCTCAATTATTTTGTCAAGCATATGAATATGCAATCTAATTGCTTAACCTATTGGCTATCAGAGCATAAAGGCTATTTCTGGATTTGTCGCCCTGGCACTCCCCTATTAACCAGAGGCGCTTGGCAAGTAGAACAGCATGTTATGAGTTTAATTGTAAAACTAATACGCGCTTTTATTGGCCCTAAATGGTCGCCCACCCGAATAGGCATTCAATCAATTGTTGATACTGGTATTGATCAATTTGATTTCTTTAAAGATACCGTTATCTTGCCTGGGCAAAAATTTAGCTCAATTCCTGTTGAGTTAAAATACCTAACTAAAAAACCTTTAATAACCGCTCTAGCGATAACCACTAAAGCTCAGAATATACCTGACAGCTTTGTTACCTCATTAAAGCGCTTATTAAAGCAACATTATTTTGGCGACGAGTGGTCTGCGATTGTTATTGCCAGCGGCTTAAATATGAGTGTAAGTACATTAAAAAGAAAGCTAGCATCCTATAATACAACACTCAGAGAAGTCATTGACGAGGTGCGCTTTAGTCAAGCAAAAGCGTTACTAAAAAAAGCGAAAATAAATAATGATAAAATTGCCAAAGAACTTGGATACCAATACACGCCAAACTTTGTCAGAGCCTTCAAACGTTGGTCAGGCATTAGCCCTACGGCATATCAAGCAAGTTTAGGTAAAACCAAAGTCAGTTAG
- a CDS encoding metal-dependent hydrolase family protein has protein sequence MNFKLKKYACATLAALALISAPVFAEEAVPQVTIFKNVNIFDGTSTKLIKGKDVLIEGNLIKVIGVDLDVKGATVIDGGGRTITPGLHDMHTHVALFRNVTNSRNNLDMAYTGALAAARLEGMLMNGFTTVMDVGGPAKFAQKLVDEGIYKGPRIYPSEALITQTSGHGDFRNPNEVHPNLSGSSTHPWDSQFSCIADGETEIRRCVRQNLRRGATQVKIMAGGGVSSQFDPLHSKQSSPAETRAAVEAAESWGTFVAAHAYTDKAVKEAVENGVKYILHAPMISEDTAELMADKNVYMGATLAPVFSVPIESLKTMLSPTSFKKFLQVYETYPNAMRAAIKEGVTMVFGSDILSTPEKTIQMDDSANLEFLQLVKYMSNAEALISATGNANKLIGEMGPNNPYADGPTGVIKEGAYADLLLVDGDPIADIKVMTTPDETFDVIMKDGVIYKNEL, from the coding sequence ATGAATTTTAAATTAAAGAAATACGCCTGTGCGACCTTAGCAGCATTAGCGCTGATAAGTGCCCCTGTTTTTGCCGAAGAAGCGGTGCCGCAAGTTACCATTTTTAAAAATGTTAATATTTTTGATGGTACAAGTACTAAGTTAATTAAAGGCAAAGATGTTTTAATCGAAGGTAATTTGATTAAAGTTATTGGCGTAGATCTTGACGTTAAAGGTGCAACCGTTATTGACGGTGGTGGTCGCACAATAACTCCAGGTTTGCACGATATGCATACGCATGTTGCTTTATTTCGAAACGTAACTAATTCACGTAATAACTTAGACATGGCCTATACTGGGGCGCTTGCCGCAGCACGCCTTGAAGGTATGCTAATGAATGGTTTTACCACTGTGATGGATGTTGGTGGACCAGCTAAGTTTGCGCAAAAGTTAGTGGATGAAGGTATCTATAAAGGTCCAAGAATCTACCCTTCAGAAGCACTTATAACTCAAACTTCAGGTCATGGTGACTTTAGAAACCCAAATGAGGTACACCCAAACTTATCAGGTAGTAGCACTCATCCATGGGATAGCCAATTTTCCTGTATTGCCGATGGGGAAACCGAAATACGCCGTTGTGTTCGCCAAAATTTACGCCGTGGTGCGACTCAAGTAAAAATTATGGCAGGTGGTGGTGTATCGAGCCAATTTGATCCGCTACACTCAAAACAGTCATCTCCAGCTGAAACGAGAGCTGCTGTAGAAGCTGCTGAATCTTGGGGCACATTTGTTGCTGCCCATGCTTATACTGATAAGGCTGTAAAAGAAGCGGTAGAAAATGGGGTCAAGTATATTCTTCATGCGCCAATGATCTCTGAAGATACCGCAGAATTAATGGCAGATAAAAACGTTTATATGGGCGCGACCTTAGCACCAGTTTTTTCTGTTCCTATTGAATCTTTAAAAACCATGCTTTCGCCAACTAGTTTTAAGAAGTTTCTGCAAGTATATGAAACTTACCCTAATGCGATGAGAGCAGCCATAAAAGAAGGCGTTACCATGGTATTTGGTTCCGATATTTTATCGACGCCAGAAAAAACTATTCAAATGGATGATAGTGCAAATTTAGAATTTCTGCAGTTAGTTAAATATATGTCAAATGCTGAAGCACTAATATCAGCAACTGGTAATGCCAATAAACTTATTGGTGAAATGGGTCCTAATAATCCGTATGCGGATGGTCCAACAGGCGTTATTAAAGAAGGTGCGTATGCTGATCTTTTACTTGTTGATGGTGATCCAATTGCAGATATCAAAGTAATGACAACGCCAGATGAAACCTTTGATGTGATCATGAAAGATGGCGTAATCTACAAAAACGAATTGTAA